Below is a window of Plasmodium sp. gorilla clade G2 genome assembly, chromosome: 6 DNA.
tattacattgtTCTTTAAAATgatcatttaaattttttatatatgtttttaaattatcacaTTTAACGTTtgaatcattattatttgtaaaaaatgGTATATCCGATAATTTActcattttattaatattttgtttatttctattatccatatctttattattataaagataattATCATCTTCATCGGAATAATCAtctttatcataattatctgAATTATATTCTAAATCGTCTTCACCTaatttattacttttttctttatatttattattatcatatggaTAACAATTACTCATATCATCTTGatcattttttctatatttcaTCGTATTTCCTTcatctatataattattcttcATATGAAAGAATTtcttattatcataaatatcaccagtattattactatttgaAATATTACCATCGtaaatgttattattattattattattattattattattatttccgTAATTCATACTAAAAATACCACCAATATTGTTCATACTATTTCTACTCATATTATCTTCTttggtatatttatataatccatatgtattattttccattgaattattcacattattattcatattattatccatattattattattttgtttgttattataattatatttattatttacattcaAATGATTATTTATAGATTCCCTATAATTCATTAtaacatcattattatttatatcatctttattattttgagtattattcatatgcatgttattataatcatttctataattattcatattaccaatatgatttatattattgatattattttgatttgaCAAATCATTagcaaaattatttataaccttttcttttcctttctcatttttattatcatcactcaAATCACTGACTTCACTAACTGCATCACTTAtggatttattatttttattatttaaataacgATTATATGTTTggaatattttattctttgatttatttaatgtaaaacttattttctttttaggaTCATCATTCATGTTTTCTTTggaatcatttttattttgcatGAATTGTTGAGGTGGAAAATCAGAAAAggtttttctttcttttttattactattaagttttttcatttcttcaATAGAATCAATCatatcattaattttttcaggTTTGATATTAtagtaattattattttgtttttcattttgaatattatCTGTAAGAATAGATGAAGGgtttatattactattaaatgtgttattattaatatgtctTGGAAAATTACTATTAttgctattattattatttgatatgttcatattattatcttttatattttctctaCTTTTCAAATCGTCTGTTTTTACTTTTGATAAATCAACCAATTCACCTGAATCATTTAAAGGTATATTCAAATTAgctatatttaaattactTAAATTcatttgttcatatatattaattttttgtgtATTCACATTTTGTATGCCTGATTGTTGTTGTAATAAAAATTCTTGTAAATTCGTCTTTTgttgataatatatcaaattagATGACAcacaattatttatttgttttattgaTTCaggtgatgataatatagcATTCTTaactaataaaaaatatctacttaatgttataaaaatatatttcttcgaTTCAATAGCAGCCTCCTTTTCTGGGAAAcctaattttatataatgataaaaaacatgaaaataatatatctctttaactttattaatatataattctacataactatcattattattatttatataatatgataaatcaTTATTACTTATAGAAGATGATTTACCAtcttcatcttttatatGACTACTAGAAGAattaacattatttatactactactattaatattagatttattattatacatattcatataatttatattatctgtATTATAATTTACACTTTTGTAATAACtatcacttttattattatgataataactattattattttgataagtAGATACAACACTACCTTTATTTGAAACATAatatctattattatttatatcattcatattattaaaatgattcatattattactattattattattataaattccatgataatttaaataaccACTATTAGCATTACCactaatatttatattattattatatatataattattcatgtcatttttattctgatatatattatttccattCTTCACATTCATAGAcgtattttctttattattatttttttcatcttgtccatctttatttttttcattcatttttctttatttcttaaaaatttataaatgtatttattactaaattaaaaaaaaatatataaatttaataaataaaaaataaatttttttttttttatatctttttataaaaaaaaaagaaaaaaaaaagtataatgCTGATTTGATAAAAGAATAgtatttttcaatatatatataaaatatatacatatcacCAATCAACAAAATACCCgcttttataaatttataaaaggCTTATTGGAAAAATAAgtatatcataataaataatatataaataaacataaatcaacatatatatataatatatatatatatatatgtatatatatatttcttattttttttttttgtgtcacataaattcttatatttcctttaaatacattataatatatatatatatattactctttttatatttatatgccgtcacttaaaaatatataattcttaatatataatgtttataaactaatttcattatattataacacaatatatatatattaaaatatcatgtgaatatttttataaggcatataataaatatttactcccatgatatatattgttatattatttttatattaatatatacatatttattttatataatataatataataatatatatatggaaaaaaatataattaataagttaaaatagaaataaaaataaaggaacaaatataaaagcaaaaaaaaaaaaaaaaaaaaaaaaagaaaaacatatataaatatgattctcatatatataataaataaatatatattaaaaaaaaaaaaaacaaataaaaattatataatatattatatatttatatatatatttattttatatcgTATATTATAACTGATACAGTACTTACTTCTAAaggtaaatattattatatattattattttttaatacctATGTATAgtattcattattttatagAGGAAAAcatcagaaaaaaaatatatactttgtATACAATttgtttaaaattatatatataaatatatatataataatatatgtattattatataatcaaatatttcttttattttatattattttatcatatttttttatgttcctTTGTAAGATTTCTTCTTATTTCTACATTCTTTTAAAaggttaaaaaatatgaaaaaaatatataattattattcatatatattaaatataaatatattaaaaaaaaaaataaaataataataataaaatataggaagcaaatattttaaatatgcagataatatattaaaatgttttattattatattataattcttttttaaacacaggtttatatatatatataataatattatattattgttgtttcttgttttttttttttttttgtaatattataatttcaaATAATCCTTTATATAcgtataatatatcaaatggTTTCAACAAAAACATggttaattatattttcattgtaaatattatatatatatatatatatttatatgtctatgtaatataaaagaacaattaaaccaggaaaaatatatatagatatgattggttatttgttttttttattaatttattgaaaacttatatatatttcgaggaatagaatattttttaaacattaAAAAGAAGGATTAtacacacaaatatatatgttttattatcacTCTCGcatgatatatttttccacataatacattttgatggtttattcatttacaatgtaaaatatcattttttaaaatatataaactatatgaagaaaaatgtaattaatggactttttttttctattttttattttgataataataatataatactatataactgttaaacaaaaaaaaaaagaaccaaaaaaaaaaaatattttaaataaaatttaaaaaggtATACactataaatttaaataaataaataaatatatatatatatatatatatatatatatatataatagtaataataaacaattacgttgatatatttttctttttttttcctctcCCATTAAGACATTCCCCATATATTTTCCTTCAatcacattatatatatatatatatatatatttcattatattattatttattaaatatctttctttgataatattatcattttttacatCTTAAAGTATCTTGCCACCTGATTTTCTTAGGTTTGTTATAACCTTGAtggattatatattttaaggcAACCCCAGAATTAGCATTCTCACCTTTTTCGTCATAACTCATATTATCAAACAATATATTAGAAtaattaaacatatttttactAGTTGATACTAACTCTCTTTCAATAGATGTATCTATatcatatgttatatttttagattgaacaaatatatttttttttcctttttcttcatcgttataattatatattatttgatcaTACAAATCTATtgtatcataatttttttttcttaattttttatatatatttatttgaggTGAAAAAGAACATTcattcatttcatttttgtttaacttattttttaatatttttaatttttcattttttatttgtttgaaATAATGTATATGTGTATTCAAATTAGCATTTactattttttcattaaataaGATGTCATTTCTTTCTAATGATTTcatccttttctttttttcaaatataatttttttcttttcatcttctttttcttttatataataaatataatcataaaattttgttataatattcctaggatatttaaaacattcatatatattattacacttattattattattgttatatgtTATTCTATTTGTTTGTAtaaaatgatttattatatcaatgaaatgttttttttttaaaaacataaaatttcCATCAATCTGAAATGTTGATATATCCATTAATAAacaaagaagaaaatgagCAAACTGTTttgtatattcatttttttcttttatttcatcttttatattatccatatGATTTTCCTTATTCTTATGTAATACATTCGtaatctttttattattcacatGTTTCCTAtcctttatatattcaatcaattttatatttttcaaaataaattcagtattattttcatatatcttTTGTATTAAATGGcacgtatatatattatctataaacccttgattatttttatcaaataaaaaatatacatttagaatattttttaaaacaattaTGTCAgtcaattttttatttttattcttttgtaTTCTATTAATTCGAAAGAAAAAGTTCCCTTCCTTCTCCTTTACATGATCTATTAAAATGTTATCATTAGTATGTTTTTCCCCatccatatatttttcccCTTCCACATATCTTTCcacatttataattttttcttttcccttttcttcatcattattcCATAACATAAAATTTTCAAAGCATCCCTCCTTGTCTATTCCTTTTAGATCTCTTAAAAATTCCGTATCTTCTTTAAAgtaattcattttatatatatcttttaaaagaatgtcatatttattataattgagAGAAACGCAAGTTTAtctgtgtatattttttttttttttttctcatatatatatatatatatatatgttaacatttactacaaaataaaaacaagaacaaaaaatatgtacatataattatatatatggttgatctttttattttttatgatatattattgtaaactagaaatatacaaatagaCTTATTCTTTTGTATAGCactattaaattataacaaCATTAAAATTTTCCTTCTTGACaaatgtaaaaattaaaacaaaaaaaaaaataatattatatcatacaaaatgtatattttatatgtatataatatcatttagAGGTGGATAATATAATTAGTACTTAataaatatgcatatatatatataatatatagctATAGtatttttcaatataaaaactaaaacatatattttatatatatatttaattatgcATCTATAAATActgttcatatataaattttttttaaaatgtcctataaaacatattacaaacattcttttatttaaatataatacgttctatatttttaacagTGATATATGTCaccaaatattaaaaattaaaatactacatataattatattatatatataataatatttatatatgatgataaaataaaataaaaaaaaaataatgtaaatatttaaaagaatttatccatatatataatatatatatttatttttttttatatattattttatttttgtttatccttatgatgttatattatttattataaaatgttaaGATCAAAAAATGAAGAGAAACACTTTGAAGAGTACTCAAAATGGATAAAacgtaaaataaaaaaaatatcaagagatgaaataaaaacaGCCAGGACATACGAAGAGGTTATAAAcaaatatcatataaaaaaagtaccTCAGGTATCAAACCTATCAAACGATATATCATctgattatttttataatttttattatgaaaagAAGCAACCACTTATTATATCAAAATTACAAGATAAGATAGGgcaatgtataaatatattcaacagtacaaatattattaaacatatagGAGATACAAAGGTAAGTATACATGTAGGTCATTCTAAATTCTTAAACAATGTAGATAAAAATTTTCGTTATACATTATCTACGCTAAAAGAATTTATTGAGTTGATTTCAAAAGAGGATGATAAAAAGGAAACTTTTAAAATACATTTTTCAAAAGACAAAatctatataaaatttaaaaaaaaaaataagaaaataaaacacacaaatatttcttcatataatagtaatataaatgacattatggagaaaaaaaatgaaaattatttatctGATGTTTTGAGGAcatctttatataaaaagcaTGATTatcataatgaaaaaaaggattcaataaataatgtatataataatactcaTGTGTATTCTAtcgataataataattattataataataaaaatttgaattattattattatagatCTCTTGGAGTAAACCAATTTAAAGATGtttcaaatattaaaaagatgAACTCCTTTATtaaagataatttttttttaccacAAGCTATATATCCTCCTTACcatctttttaatttcttttcctCCATATTAAGAATCGGACAAACGAATTTGTTCATATGGTTACATTATGATATACcagataattttttaatacaaataaaaggaagaaaaaaaattttattaataccaccaaaatatattcaatattttaatatcctTGATTCGTCTTCTTCTTATAacttatttcatattttaacaaaaaaaaaattaaataaaagagaaaaatccattaagaaaatattatgtaaatattctTATGTAGCAGATTTATATGAAGgagatattttatttattccttCCTTGTGGTTACATTATGTTTACAACATGCCACcacatacatatatcaaAAGAAAATACAAACAAATTCATCAATTctgttttattaaaaagaaaaaaaaaaaaaaaagtaaaataaaattaaaaaataaacatataaaagcAACCTTAAatgaaaggaaaaaatatatacgcCTTTTTTCTTATGGATATTCTAAATTTAAATTCATAGGAAACaatcaaattaaaaaaaaaataaataaaatatcacacatttataataaaaaacaaaataagatatatctaaaaaaaaatgattactataataatcaaaataaaaataatagtgataatTTCTTGATTAATGAAGACGAATTAATAGAACATTATAATCACTTAGAAAAtccttcatattatttacaaagtaaatataatataaacaacaaCACAGATAGTAATAACAaagttataaataatacttCAAAAGGTATCATTTTTAAGGAagatattataaacaaaaataattatcCTATAAATGTAgagaaagatatatataatcattcgCAAAATAGAACATGTATAGACaccaaattaaatataagtatcaattatttttttagaaaCAAAAACGAGGCTAtgatttttaataaaaaggatTTATATGGAAATCAAGATATAAATGTAGCCAatcaaatttttaaaaaaattcaaaaggAAATAGAACCATTATTACATATGAAtccaaaatataaaaatttttatatacaaaaaattaagGGTTTTCTTTACGCGAACTTAGATgaagattatatataaatgtaaaattttcatatatatttaattgtatatatatatatatatatatatatattatcaaatatgATTCATCTGCAACATTGCAATGAtcttatatctttatatatataaccatcATTTGTTATGACacccttttttttaaattaaaaaggaaaaaaaaaaaaa
It encodes the following:
- a CDS encoding JmjC domain containing protein, which codes for MLRSKNEEKHFEEYSKWIKRKIKKISRDEIKTARTYEEVINKYHIKKVPQVSNLSNDISSDYFYNFYYEKKQPLIISKLQDKIGQCINIFNSTNIIKHIGDTKVSIHVGHSKFLNNVDKNFRYTLSTLKEFIELISKEDDKKETFKIHFSKDKIYIKFKKKNKKIKHTNISSYNSNINDIMEKKNENYLSDVLRTSLYKKHDYHNEKKDSINNVYNNTHVYSIDNNNYYNNKNLNYYYYRSLGVNQFKDVSNIKKMNSFIKDNFFLPQAIYPPYHLFNFFSSILRIGQTNLFIWLHYDIPDNFLIQIKGRKKILLIPPKYIQYFNILDSSSSYNLFHILTKKKLNKREKSIKKILCKYSYVADLYEGDILFIPSLWLHYVYNMPPHTYIKRKYKQIHQFCFIKKKKKKKSKIKLKNKHIKATLNERKKYIRLFSYGYSKFKFIGNNQIKKKINKISHIYNKKQNKIYLKKNDYYNNQNKNNSDNFLINEDELIEHYNHLENPSYYLQSKYNINNNTDSNNKVINNTSKGIIFKEDIINKNNYPINVEKDIYNHSQNRTCIDTKLNISINYFFRNKNEAMIFNKKDLYGNQDINVANQIFKKIQKEIEPLLHMNPKYKNFYIQKIKGFLYANLDEDYI